Genomic DNA from Caldicellulosiruptor hydrothermalis 108:
AATAGGTTACAGAGCTCAAAAACAGGGCAAGAAACTTATACTCAATGTTGGATATTCACACCCTGTTGAAATTGAAGAGCCTGCTGGCATTACTATTGAAGTTCCTGACCAGAACAGAATAATAGTAAAAGGAATTGACAAACAACAGGTTGGTAACTTTGCTGCAAATATAAGAAAGGTAAGAGAACCAGATCCATATCTTGGAAAAGGTATCAAATATGCTGATGAAGTCTTGAGACTCAAAGAAGGAAAAGCCGGCAAAGGCGGTAAGAAATAGAGGGGAGTGATTTGGCTTGTATAAAAAGGTGAATAGAAATGAAAAGAGGCTTATAAGACACAAAAGAATTAGAAAAAAGGTTTTTGGCACAAGTGAAAGACCTCGTCTTTGTGTTTACAAGAGCTTGAAATATATTTATGCTCAGATAATTGACGATGAAAAAGGTCACACACTTGTTGCTGCATCATCGCTTGAGCCTGAAATCAAGTCAAGACTATCTTCAACAAAATCCATCGAGGCAGCAGAGTATGTAGGGAAAGTAATAGCTGAAAGGGCAAAAGAAA
This window encodes:
- the rplF gene encoding 50S ribosomal protein L6, with amino-acid sequence MSRIGRKPIDIPSGVDVKIDGNVITVKGPKGTLTRKIHPEMIVKIENNQIIVQRPSDERFHKALHGLTRTLIANMVEGVTKGYEKVLEVVGIGYRAQKQGKKLILNVGYSHPVEIEEPAGITIEVPDQNRIIVKGIDKQQVGNFAANIRKVREPDPYLGKGIKYADEVLRLKEGKAGKGGKK
- the rplR gene encoding 50S ribosomal protein L18, which encodes MYKKVNRNEKRLIRHKRIRKKVFGTSERPRLCVYKSLKYIYAQIIDDEKGHTLVAASSLEPEIKSRLSSTKSIEAAEYVGKVIAERAKEKGITKVVFDRGGYPYHGRVKALAEAARQAGLEF